Within the Gossypium raimondii isolate GPD5lz chromosome 12, ASM2569854v1, whole genome shotgun sequence genome, the region TCTTGAGCCTATTGTCTTTCCATCATTTTTCCATAACCGAACACATCTATTTAGCCATTTTCTGAACCCTTGTTGTTTGAAAACAATATTGAGCCTATTTCAGCAATTCTGCTTACTAGCTATTCATTTGTTCCTACTTTATCATAGACGATCGGGCAACATAAATACGACTCGACTCAACACCGAGGCggatcgtatcatttggtattagagctttTCAAACGAGAAGTACAGACTTACGAAGACAAGCCAGAATAGGTtcgtgaagaaaaaaaaatttgaaaaaaaaaacaaaattcacaTTGTATTGCAAGTTTCTCattgttatttctttttgaagtattgaaaaaaaacgcaatttcaaaaaaaaaagttggaaaTGTCCCGATTCACAAAGAATTGATTTTCTGCTCCCATCTCTTTTTCCCCAACGCCACACTCAACCTAccctattcttattttttttcccttgtTTCCCAAATTTGTGACCGACCCCTAAGCCTACGATTAAGCCTTGGCAAGTCTGTTTACAAAGTCACGAGAAAAggagtggaaaaaggcacgagAGCGTAAGCACAATAGAGAGGAGGTAAAAGCCAACATACAAGTGCAAACATGAGCGTGAGtgttaacatttttttttccgAGTGAATATAAGGTTTGTTGTgaggttttattattattattatctttcttTAGTTCTgaattgtttaatttgttttatgtcacaaaattttgatcaaaatatGGAGGAGCGACAAGCACGACTACCTGTTCGAAATGTTCCTGGCCTTACTCTTCAAGCCATGTTAAGTGAGGTGGAGTGACTTTTTGACCTGAAGCTTGAACCGATACAAGAAAGGTTAGACTTGGTTGAAGAAAGAGCACATCGGAGAAGGACAACTCAAAGTCCCCCTAGAAATCGTGGCCGGCAACAATTTAATGAAGATGAACCACTTGAACTTAGTGGGGCTGAAAGTGACGAAGGGTCCAATGTGAGTGTTTAACGAAGAGAACAACAGAATCGAGGCCAAAGAGTTCAAAGACGAGAAGATGATGATCTCAAGAATATAAAGTTGTCAATACCGCCTTTTCAAGGAAAATCTAACCCTGAGGCGTATCTAGAGTGGgagaaaaagattgaattggTATTTGATTGCCATAACTATTCTGAGAATAAGAAGGTCAAACTAGCCGCAATCGAGTTTTCTGATTACTCGATGATCTGGTGGGATCAATTCACAACTAGTCGAAGGCGCAACGGACAAAGGCCTATTACCACCTGGGCTGAAATGAAAGCGGCAATGCGACGGCAGTTCATTCCTTCGTATTATCATCGAGAACTTcatcaaaaacttcaaaatctttCTCAAGGAACTAAAAGTGTAAAAGATTATTACAAGGAAATGGAGGTGGCGATGATTCGTGCGAATGTGCAAGAAGACCGCGAGGCAACGATGGCTCGTTTTCTAGCTGGACTCAATCGTGATATTGCTAACGTAGTCGAACTTCAACATTATATTGAGGTGACGGACATGGTACACATGGCCATCAAAGTGGAAAAACAAATGAAGCGAAAAGGTGTTACTCGAGGTTATTCCATCAAACCGAACAAAGGAGTCCACGATGATGCCCAAAACAAACAAGCCATTGGCCGAATCAAGCAAAGGAAAAGCCATTGAGAGTTCATCCACCGTTCAAGAGAtatcaaatgttttaaatgtttggGAAGAGGACATATCGCAAGTCAGTGTCCAAATCGGAACACCATGATATTGCATGCTGATGGTGAAATTGAAACGGAGGATGAAGAGGAAGATGAGGTCGAATTGAATTCTGACGAAGAAGAGGATTTGTAACACCCTGTTGAAGGAGAACGAGCAACAACGAGAGAATATTTTCCATTCGAGATGCCAAATCCAAGGTAAAATTTGTAGTATTATTATAGATGGTGGAAGTTGCACGAATGTGGCAAGCACTTTCATGGTGGAGAAGTTAGGATTGCTAACCACCAAACATCCGAGCCCGTACAAGCTTCAATGGCTCAATGATGGAGGTGAGCTTAAAGTCGTGAAACAAGTTCTTGTTACTttcaaaattggaaaatattctGACGAAGTTCTATGCGATGTGGTGACTATGCATGCGGGCCATTTGCTGTTAGGACGACCATGGCAATTCGATCGGAGAGTGGTTCATGATGGCTATACCAATAGGTATACCTTCAAGCATTGTGGCAAGAAAGTGACACTTACATCGTTAACCCCGAAGCAAGTATACGAGGACCAAATCAAACTCAAAACTTCTGTTGGACAaatgcaagaaaaagaaaaaaagagtgcGAGtgggaaagagaagaaaaatgagagagctcgaggtaaaaatttaaaagaaagtgaaaaggcagcaatagaagaaaaatatggagaagaaaaaaacattgaGAAAATGAGTGTGTTTGCAAAAGCAAGTGATGTTCGGAGAGCATTAACCTTGAGGCAACCTGTATTTGTACTCATGTACAAAGAAATTTTGCTGAACACTAACGAATTACCCAAAGATCTACCTTCTTCTATGTTGTCTCTTTTACAGGAATTTGAGGATGTTTTTCCGGATGAAGTGCCTAGTGGATTGCCTCCCATTCGAGGCATCGAGCACCAAATTGACTTAGTGCCTGGAGTCGCACTTCCTAATCGACCTGCTTACTGAACTAACCCGGAAGAAACCAAGGAGTTGCAAAAGCAAGTTGCTAAACTTATGGATAAATGTTACATCTGAGAAAGTCTTAGTCCTTGTCCGGTGCCGGTTTTACTTGTGCCCAAAAAGGATGCGTCGTGGCAAATGTGTGTTAATTGTCGTGCCATCAACAAGATCACCATCAAATATAGACATCCTATTCCTCGACTCGATGATATGCTTGACGAGTTAAGTGGTGCCAAAATATTTACGAAAATTGATCTTCGGAGTGGATATCATCAAATCCGAATGCGAGAAGGCGATGAATGGAAGACTGCCTTTAAGACCAAACacggtttgtatgaatggttggtaatgccatttggtcTTACAAACGCTCCTAGTACTTTTATgcgattaatgaatcatgtgtTGCGTGCTtatattggaaaattttgtgtagtatattttgatgatatcttgATATACAGGAAGTCATTGGAAGAACACGTTCAACATTTGCGGAAGATTTTAGAAAAGTTGCGACAAGAGGTAAtctatgccaattttaaaaagtgTTCATTTTGCACTAACAAAAttgtgtttttaggttttgtcGTGAGTTTCGAAGGATTGGAAGTTGATCAAGAGAAAGTTCGAGCGATTCAAGAATGGCCACGTTCGACTAGCATTATCCAAATCCGAAGTTTTCATGGGCTGGCTAGTTTTTATCGACGATTCGTACCTAATTTTAGCACAATTGCTGCACCATTGACATGTGTTATTAAGAAAAAATCAGCATTTTATTGGACAGATGAGCAagaaaattcattcaatgaaattaaacaaaGTCTTGTCCAAGCACCTTTATTAGcacttcttgatttttctaaaacctTTGAAATCTAATGTGATGCTTCAGGTGTAGGAATTGGGGCTGTGCTAACACAAGATGGAAAACCGGTGGCGTATTTTAGCGAGAAGATAAGTGGCGCTATTCTTAATTATCCTGTGTATGATAAGGAAATGTATGCCTTAATTTGATCTCTTGAGACGTGGCAGCATTATTTGTGgccaaaggagtttgtgattcacTCTAACCATAAGGCTTTAAAGTACATCAAGGGTCAACATAAGTTAAACAAACGCCATGCAAAGTGGATTGAATATCTTGAATTTTTTCCATATGTCATCaagtataagaaaggtaaagaaaatATAGTGGTTGATGCCTTATCAAGGAGGTACACCTTATTATCTTATCTTGATTCTAAGTTACTTGGGTTTTCTTATTTGAAAGAATTGTATGTTGCTGATGTTGACTTTGGTAATATTTTTGCTGCTTGTGAGAATGGATCTTTTGAGAAGTTTTATAGGTTCGAGGGATTCCTTTTTAAGGAAGGCAAGTTGTGCATACCACAAGGTTCGATTCGAGAATTGCTTACACAAGAGGCTCATAGTGGAGGTCTCATGGGCCACTTTGGTATAACTAAGACCCTATCTACTTTACAAGAACATTTCTATTGGCTGAGAATGCGACCAGATGTTGCACGAGTCTGTGCGCGTTGTGTGGCTTGTAAACGAGCCAAGTCCAAAATTCAACCACATGGTTTGTATATGCCGCTGCCCATACACGAACTTCCTTGGACGGATGTATCCATGGACTTTGTCCTTGGATTACCACGAACAAAAATAGGAAAAGACTCTATATATGTGGTAGTTGACAGATTTTCgaaaatgtctcattttattGCATGTGCTAAGACTAATGATGTTGTTCATGTAGATAATCTCTTCTTTAGGGAAGTTGTTCGTTTACATGGAATTCCAAGAACGGTTGTATCCGATCGTGATGTAAAGTTTTTGAGCCATTTTTGGAGATCGTTGTGGGGAAAGCTTGGAACGAAGCTATTATTTTCGACTACTTGTCATCCACAAACTGATGGACAAACAAAGGTGATAAACCGAGTATTAACTACTTTGTTGTGTGCCATCATCCGTAAAAATCTAAAGTCGTGGGAAGAATGTTTACCTCACATCGAATTTGCTTACAATCGTTCCGTTCATTCTGCTACTAAGTTTTCTCCTTTTGAAGTAgtttatggctttaatccatTAACTCCCCTTGATTTGTTGCCATTGCCTAATGACCAATTTGTACATGTAGATGCCAAGAAAAAGGCTGAATATGTCAAGGAGCTCCATCAAAAAGTGAGAGCTAACATTGAAGCTCGTACTGAAAGTTATGTTCAAAGAGCaaacaaaggaagaaaataagttatttttgaACCAGGTGATTGGGTCTGGGTTCATAttaggaaagaacgatttccagCCAGACGACGATCTAAGTTATTACCACGAGGAGATGGTCCATTTCAAGTTCTTGAACGGatcaatcaaaattcatatCGACTTGACTTACCgggtgaataaaatattagtgCCAGTTTTAATGTTGCTGATTTGTCTCCTTTTGATACAGATTctgacttgaggacaagtcgctTTCAagagggggaatgatacgatcTCAGCCCGAGATGTTTCTATTGAGCTGCTACAAGGGCCTATAACTAAGTCACGAgctaaaaactttaaagaagcTTTGGAAAGCTATGTGGATCGAGTTTGGAGAGAACACGAAGCTGATTCCATTCTTCATGAAAGGAGTAACCCAATAGGCGTAACTTGCAATTTATTGCAagttgaactaaaattttaatgagcttatttttagttaaataattgagTTGCTGATCATTTaatcaactcatcttagtttaattaataagtatttttgttgaactttaattaataagtgttgctcttaattaatctagtttctAGAATTATTTATTGGAGCATGagttaagtttatttaattttgcttcttaaattaaatagttcTGGAATAGTTAATTCGtgagtttagtttatttatttaagtgaagtatttattgtttacatgtttaattagtgtttaataagtttaataagttcattttaatgttttaattgcaGGAGTTTCTTCAGCTCACAACCGTTACATTACAAAGTTGTTACAAACTTAAATAAAGTGACCTTTCAAGTGCTAACTGATCACAAATGAAGTAGCTATTACAAAGGGAGTTAATTCACTATTGAAGGGCATTTTAAAGGGCATTTTATACCCTttaaattcggcagcaactCTTTAGCTTCCTGCtgattgtttttgttcttttaaaaagaataaattcaGTATTCAAAACTTCTTTAATGAGATGATGTCCATTTGGCTACCCATGGGACAACTCAAGAGACAATTTCAAGCTGTCATGAACATTcattcagctgaattgaagAGAATTCAATGTGGAAGTTACTTGTTCCAAGAATGCCAAGAGTTTTGATCTTTAATCAGTTTTTCTTAATCAGCACATTAAGTGGATCTTTGTGACTGTTTAGCTACCTTATTTTAGCACTATAAGTAGGTGTATTCAGATTTTGTAAAGCACTTCTTTGATCAATTGGAATGAAACTCTGTTCATTTGGTGAGAATTACTTTTCTCCAATTTTGTACGAAGACTTGTTGGCTTATCTACaaagctagtggcgtcaacccgttcTTTGTTTTatcccgaacttatcactttactaagtgtggcgttcgaaccctataccgaggttcctttctttttagatagtgggtcgaggtttttgtttgaatttcttCTATCCATCTCATTAAACGAATAAGTGCTGGGTCGACACTTATTAGTGTTGGTTCTAACTTGTTTCTTGAGCCTATTGTCTTTCCATCATTTTTCCATAACCGAACACATCCATTTAGCCATTTTCTGAACCcttgttattttaaaacaatattgagCCTATTTCACCAATTCTGCTTACTAGCTATTCATTTGTTCCTTACTTCATCATAGACGATCGGGCAACATAAATACGAATCGACTCAACACCGAGGTGGATCGTATCACATCTTCCTTAAGAAATTTCACCCACcgaaattagaaaagaaaaattctcCATTGTTGTGCTATCAAGGTTCGATCAAGGTACTCTTTGCTTGTATGTTCAAATTGAgcttaatttttgtattttttatgtttttcaggTCGTCACAAGTAGGTTCATATAACTCGTACCTTCACTTTTGAAACTGCCAAAGTTTTTTAATGTTCCCATTAATGAACTCTTGTTGTTATAATgttaaaactttgatttaaaGTGTTAGTTGTTggttataatgaaattataaagaatcTTTTGTTAGTTTTGGTTAAAGGACTATTGATTAAATGttagaaataataaagaatttaTGTGaagttttaatatatgtaatttgaaTACATTAAGGTGAAAATTTGGCTAGTTGATAAAttggaattttgagatttagggattaaattgtgaaaaatgaaaagtataaggaaaagtgtaattaatgaaaagttaaaagccatatgtattaaattgaatgtgaattttaatggattgaatttaattattatatagatcaagaactgGGCTAAAAGACATTAACCTAGGAAAGagaaaattgcaaaatatgtCCCTGTGTTTTACTCGAAAGTGttactaggtaagttcatagtatttcaaTATGTAAATGTAATTTGCTTGTGATTTATATAGTTGTTTTCTAGTTAatggatttatatatatatatatgtgaaattattttggttatttatataacaatAAGTGTTACAAGTATTTTTGTGTATTTATGAAATTGATAAGAGATTATTAGTAGTGTTTTTCTTGGAATTGTACTAAATTTATATAGGAATGAAATGAATTTAAGTATGTATATAGAAATGAAGAAAGTGCTCTTGAATGCACATtagtgcccctgtttgtactttggtagtcctgtttgtacttcggtacctctgtttgcacttcggtgcccctgttcgcacatatgtgcccctatTTGCACTTCAGTGCCCCTGACTGCACGTATGTGCCCCTATTTTTCATTTATGATACCCCTAAAAATGGAGTAATGATAAAGTATGTGAATCGATTATTGGTAATTTAGACTAAATGATATGGAGGGTTACATGGAATTGGTATAATCTTGTTATGATAAATTTTCTGAGAAGTTGTTCATTTGATTTGGTTCATTATGGGAACTTATGTACAATGCATTTGAGTATTTTAGTTAGTATGTTATATCTTAAAGTGTTTATgttaactaaaacaagtcaagtAGGTATTATACTATGATCATACTAAGctatttagtctttttatttttctcatgttATTTTGTAGATAAAAGTTGCGGACTGATTGAAAGGATCGACCttaaagctcacactatccaactatTTTTGGTAGCTTTTGTATCTCTTTTtgggttgtggcatgtatataggttttgTTGTGAATTTGTTAATGTTCATGGACatggatgatgatgaagaatAGCTAATTTCTTTTAAGTATGATTTGTAATGTTGGAGTAGGTAATCTTTATGTATAGATAAATATCTCAATATGTATTTGGTAAACTTTGTGGTATGTTTAAAGTGTGTCAATGCAGTTGGTTATAAATTGAGGTACCTATGAATGGTATATTGGTTAAAAGTTTAGAATGGTTGTCTTGACATGTTTTTAATTGtatgttttgattgttttggtCCTGGGATGGTTTGTGTTTTAGGTGTACCCTATTGGGCaagttttggcttgattttagtTTTCCTAAAAGGGTTAATTTGGAAGCACATGGCCTAGGACACGGGctatcacacggccgtgtgcctcacacgatCACCCCACATGGTCGTGCGTGTTCTGTTAGTTTTAGTGCATGTTCCACACAGTCTAAGACACGAGCTGATACATGGCCATGtgtttcaagtcagtgagttacacgagctagcacacggcctgcaacatggccgtgtgagccaagtcagtgagttacacggtctatgacacggctgtgtgatcTCTATTTCCAAATctcttttcaagtttttcctagaatttatgttttgatttttttgatccCCGATTGCTTTCAAACTAATTTTAGGGACCCGTGAACCTGAATTAAGGCCCatgtgaatatttatttaatgaattgatatatatttataatttaattgaatatttattctaaattaagataaattattCTATTTGGTTCTGTAACACTCTAATCCTTAATCCGGCAGCAGAGACGGGATACGAGTGTTACAGCATTGAAAGGGACATGTTGGTATATAAGAGAGTGATTAGTtttatgctacacttatgggacatgttaaGGACTCTCTAAGTCACAAGTGAGGTGATATAATGAGATCTACTTATCCAACAATAAGATATGACAAGTATAAGAACATGTTTTATGTTTATCAACAAGATCCATATAAGAACATGTTATATGTTCAGTATAAGAACAAGAACAAGCATAAGGACAAGTCAAGTACAGGACcatgttttatgtttcttaCAAAAATAAGCCAAgtttttaagtatgattttcGAAAAGCACATGTGCAACTATTTTTATGAACTTATACGTTTTTCTGACAAGCAGGTAACTACGAACTCGGTCTCACACCTTTATGGCAAGCCCAACTCGCGAAACAATTTTTAGactaaagtttttgttttaaatccaTATTTTAAGCACACTACGATGTTCCTGTATATTCATTGAGTTCTCAATGAACTCACCCACTCTTCTCTTACTTCGCAGGTAAGTAGATCGTAGGCGAGGTGATTGATCCAAGTGAGGCTAGCCAGGATTGGTATCAGTAAATGTTGGGAAAAGGGTGATGTGGTTATTTTCTTGGGATTAGTGCTATTGTGTTCAATGACTTTGTTATTTTTACCAGACTCAGTTTTTccttaagtttatttttattttcaattccgTGAACCATAAGgttaaatatttgtttgtttgattgttTTGACTTCTTTCCAATATGAATAAAGTTTTAGAGTTTCACTGTCCTTCCTTCTGTGCATGGCATGTTGTGTTCCTTGAATTTTTCCTAAGTGTGACTCAACTCTTGATGTGAACTAATTTTTTATGTGAGGTATGTGAGGTATCCA harbors:
- the LOC105762068 gene encoding uncharacterized protein LOC105762068; translation: MEERQARLPVRNVPGLTLQAMLSEVEEQQNRGQRVQRREDDDLKNIKLSIPPFQGKSNPEAYLEWEKKIELVFDCHNYSENKKVKLAAIEFSDYSMIWWDQFTTSRRRNGQRPITTWAEMKAAMRRQFIPSYYHRELHQKLQNLSQGTKSVKDYYKEMEVAMIRANVQEDREATMARFLAGLNRDIANVVELQHYIEVTDMVHMAIKVEKQMKRKGVTRGYSIKPNKGVHDDAQNKQAIGRIKQRKSH